A genomic stretch from Anaerolinea thermophila UNI-1 includes:
- a CDS encoding G5 domain-containing protein, whose translation MRFLTSFRSTLRINLMGWIVLLFGWILSACSLNPGTPVENYTVQIVVDGQALSLQVPAGTTVQNAIEKAGVALEALDRLEPPGYTVLKNGESVRVIRVREELKVEEITIPFDSQTVQNESLPENRTMIIQAGSNGKLERTIRILYEDGQEVSRSVVKEVRIVEPRPEIKMVGVQRPFTPTSIPGRLVYLSGGNAWLMEGNTGNRRPLVTSGDLDGRIFSLSPNKEWLLFTRRSSTEPGKEINTLWMLNLTDSEAQPVNLRAKNIIHFADWVPGQGLSITYSTVEPRTTAPGWQANNDLVLTRYSPSGIILETTTLVEANYGGAFGWWGTQFAWSPDGALLAYAQPNVVGLVNLETGELTPLIKITPYQTRSDWAWVPALAWSPNHQVLYTLTHAPRPGQDNAETSPYFDLSAYIVNSGTLIKIVEKSGMFSYPVVSPRNTDGSYQVAYLNNISSEQGDSGRYRLAVMDRDGSNNQQVFPEEGKLGLDPQEVVWSPEPFEDGTYRLAVIYQKNLFLVHPQTGEALQITGDGLIEKVDW comes from the coding sequence ATGAGGTTCTTGACATCTTTCCGCTCTACTCTGCGCATCAATCTGATGGGATGGATAGTCCTGCTGTTTGGATGGATTTTAAGCGCCTGTTCTCTCAATCCCGGTACCCCGGTTGAGAATTACACCGTGCAGATTGTGGTGGATGGACAGGCTCTATCTTTGCAAGTGCCCGCAGGAACAACCGTACAAAATGCCATAGAGAAAGCCGGCGTTGCTCTCGAAGCGCTGGATCGGCTGGAACCGCCAGGCTATACTGTGCTGAAAAATGGGGAAAGCGTGCGAGTCATTCGCGTGCGCGAAGAATTGAAGGTGGAGGAAATCACTATTCCCTTTGACAGTCAAACAGTACAGAATGAGTCGCTTCCGGAAAACCGCACGATGATCATTCAGGCAGGGAGCAATGGAAAACTGGAGCGCACGATTCGTATCCTCTACGAAGATGGACAGGAAGTTTCGCGCAGTGTGGTGAAAGAAGTACGCATTGTTGAGCCGCGCCCCGAAATCAAGATGGTAGGGGTTCAGCGTCCCTTCACACCCACCAGCATTCCGGGACGGTTGGTGTACCTTTCGGGCGGCAATGCCTGGCTTATGGAAGGAAACACCGGCAACCGGCGTCCGTTGGTCACCAGTGGCGATTTAGACGGACGCATCTTTTCTCTTTCTCCCAACAAAGAATGGTTGCTCTTTACGCGGCGTTCTTCCACAGAACCGGGAAAGGAAATTAACACCTTGTGGATGCTTAACCTGACCGACTCTGAAGCCCAACCGGTCAACTTGAGGGCAAAGAACATCATTCACTTTGCCGATTGGGTTCCAGGACAGGGGCTGAGCATCACTTACTCAACCGTAGAGCCGCGCACCACCGCGCCGGGATGGCAAGCCAATAATGACCTGGTCCTAACCCGTTACAGCCCCAGCGGAATCATTCTGGAAACCACCACGCTGGTAGAAGCAAACTACGGGGGGGCTTTTGGTTGGTGGGGCACCCAGTTTGCCTGGTCTCCGGATGGGGCTTTGCTGGCATATGCTCAACCCAACGTCGTTGGGCTGGTAAATCTGGAAACCGGGGAACTCACTCCACTGATAAAAATTACCCCCTATCAAACACGTTCGGACTGGGCATGGGTGCCTGCACTTGCCTGGTCACCCAATCATCAGGTGCTGTACACGCTGACACACGCACCACGCCCAGGGCAGGATAATGCCGAAACTTCCCCGTATTTTGACTTAAGCGCTTATATAGTCAATAGTGGTACACTCATCAAGATTGTGGAAAAATCCGGAATGTTCTCTTATCCTGTGGTCTCGCCACGCAATACAGACGGAAGTTATCAGGTGGCTTATCTGAACAACATCTCCAGCGAACAGGGAGACAGTGGACGTTACCGCCTGGCTGTTATGGATCGAGATGGCTCCAACAACCAGCAAGTTTTCCCGGAAGAAGGGAAACTTGGGCTGGATCCTCAGGAAGTGGTCTGGTCTCCAGAACCATTTGAAGATGGAACGTATCGTCTGGCGGTCATCTACCAGAAGAACCTGTTCCTCGTGCACCCTCAAACCGGTGAAGCCCTTCAAATCACCGGAGATGGATTAATAGAAAAGGTGGATTGGTAA
- a CDS encoding GtrA family protein: MILSNPRERERFLKFAVVGVIGAIVDFGLFNLSIAFLGMPAVWASALSFTAAVISNFTWNRFWTYPDSRSKQLSQQLAQFALVSAIGLGIRIPMVATLEIPMINLFTRILPRSFIFTPTFAGHNVTLAIAVLVVMMWNFFANRFWTYNDVN; the protein is encoded by the coding sequence ATGATTTTGTCCAATCCACGAGAACGTGAGCGTTTTCTCAAGTTTGCCGTCGTGGGCGTTATCGGCGCGATCGTGGATTTTGGGCTGTTCAACCTCTCTATTGCTTTTCTGGGGATGCCGGCCGTCTGGGCAAGCGCGCTTTCATTCACTGCTGCTGTCATCAGCAACTTTACCTGGAACCGTTTCTGGACATACCCGGACTCTCGAAGCAAGCAACTCTCACAACAACTGGCACAATTCGCTCTGGTCAGCGCAATTGGATTGGGAATTCGCATCCCCATGGTAGCGACACTGGAAATCCCAATGATCAACCTGTTTACCCGCATTTTGCCACGTTCCTTCATTTTTACCCCCACTTTTGCGGGACACAATGTCACCTTGGCAATTGCCGTGCTGGTAGTGATGATGTGGAACTTCTTTGCCAATCGCTTCTGGACATATAATGATGTAAACTAA
- a CDS encoding pseudouridine synthase: MAEERVQKILARAGYGSRRACEELILAGRVKINGQTAVLGSKADPSRDQILVDGQKIPLQPPPVYIMLHKPQGVLSDVEVHKDPRPTVRDLVPVEGHLFSVGRLDYESEGLILLTNDGELANRLTHPRYGHEKEYRVLVGTRPDERQLEAWRHGVVLEDGYRTAPAQVRVEGVAGKGAWLRVILREGRKRQIREMGRLTGLPVLRIIRIRIGSLLLGDLKPGEWRYLTPQEVRLLKAGVSSSARS, encoded by the coding sequence ATGGCAGAAGAACGGGTACAGAAAATCCTTGCACGTGCAGGTTACGGCTCACGTCGTGCCTGTGAGGAATTGATTCTGGCGGGTAGGGTAAAAATCAACGGACAAACAGCAGTGTTGGGTTCGAAAGCCGACCCCAGCCGGGATCAGATTCTTGTGGATGGACAGAAAATCCCTCTCCAACCCCCACCGGTATATATCATGTTGCATAAACCCCAGGGGGTCCTTTCGGATGTGGAAGTACATAAAGACCCCCGACCGACCGTGCGCGATTTAGTGCCGGTGGAAGGACATTTATTCTCGGTGGGCAGGCTGGACTACGAAAGCGAAGGATTGATTTTACTCACCAATGACGGCGAACTGGCGAATCGCCTCACTCACCCGCGTTACGGGCACGAGAAAGAGTACCGTGTGCTGGTTGGCACACGCCCGGATGAGCGTCAGTTGGAAGCCTGGCGACATGGGGTGGTCCTGGAAGATGGCTATCGTACGGCGCCAGCGCAGGTACGGGTGGAAGGTGTTGCTGGAAAAGGGGCATGGTTACGGGTGATTCTGCGAGAAGGGCGAAAGCGCCAGATCCGCGAGATGGGACGGTTGACCGGTTTACCGGTTTTGCGGATCATTCGTATTCGAATTGGAAGTTTGCTCTTGGGCGATTTGAAACCGGGTGAGTGGCGCTACCTTACCCCTCAGGAAGTACGTTTGCTCAAAGCCGGTGTATCTTCCTCTGCGCGTTCATAG
- the scpB gene encoding SMC-Scp complex subunit ScpB has translation MSEKQTLNNPVSPILPMVEALLFVAPGPVTSTQLAQALEVPVEMVEEALQALQQTYQQGRGLSLQWHSGRVQLTTAPHTAEAVERFLGLEATARLSRAALETLAIIAYRQPITRPAIDAIRGVNSDGVLKSLLNKGLVEEVGRAEAPGRPILYGTTSEFLQHFGLSSLKDLPPYDQQEEETSKQENLILKD, from the coding sequence ATGAGTGAAAAACAGACTCTTAACAATCCTGTAAGCCCAATCCTGCCGATGGTGGAAGCCCTGCTTTTTGTCGCTCCCGGTCCGGTTACTTCAACGCAACTGGCTCAGGCGCTGGAAGTGCCGGTAGAAATGGTGGAAGAAGCCTTGCAGGCACTGCAGCAAACTTATCAGCAGGGGCGTGGGCTAAGCCTGCAATGGCATTCTGGTAGAGTGCAGTTGACTACTGCCCCGCATACAGCAGAGGCAGTAGAGCGTTTCCTTGGACTGGAAGCCACAGCCCGCCTGAGCCGTGCGGCGCTGGAGACCCTGGCAATTATTGCCTATCGTCAGCCGATTACTCGCCCGGCAATTGACGCCATTCGCGGCGTCAACAGTGATGGAGTCTTAAAGAGTCTGTTAAACAAGGGGCTGGTGGAAGAAGTTGGTCGGGCAGAGGCTCCCGGACGTCCCATTCTGTATGGGACGACCAGCGAGTTTCTCCAACATTTTGGATTATCTTCCTTGAAGGACTTACCCCCTTACGATCAGCAAGAAGAAGAAACTTCCAAACAGGAAAATTTGATTTTGAAGGACTGA
- a CDS encoding LmeA family phospholipid-binding protein produces the protein MKKILLFFGLCITLSLACNLPQRVQPTLSSVSTPSTSLEGQLAQALNELATTGKVTLTITEEQIAAFVRQQSSTSENNLQNLQVDFQENRIRLTGTTSTGIMNSQVEVIFEPYVSAGALQMQVVSAKIGSLPLPEKTVNAISQVVNERIQQLTTIQGKPLNIEEVRVEDGQLSITGSLQ, from the coding sequence ATGAAAAAAATCCTTCTGTTTTTTGGCTTGTGTATTACGTTGAGCCTGGCTTGCAACCTTCCTCAACGCGTTCAACCCACTCTATCCTCTGTATCCACTCCCTCTACTTCGCTGGAAGGCCAACTGGCTCAAGCCCTGAATGAATTGGCAACCACTGGCAAGGTCACCTTAACCATTACGGAAGAACAAATCGCCGCTTTTGTCCGCCAGCAATCTTCAACTTCTGAAAACAACCTGCAAAATCTTCAGGTTGACTTTCAGGAAAATCGCATTCGACTTACCGGCACAACCTCTACGGGTATTATGAATTCACAGGTAGAGGTGATTTTTGAACCCTATGTCTCGGCAGGTGCCCTGCAAATGCAAGTAGTCTCCGCCAAGATTGGGTCTCTGCCGCTTCCTGAAAAGACCGTCAACGCCATCAGCCAGGTTGTCAACGAACGCATCCAACAACTAACCACTATCCAGGGTAAGCCGTTGAACATCGAGGAAGTCCGGGTAGAAGATGGACAACTTTCTATCACAGGCTCCCTACAGTAA
- the plsX gene encoding phosphate acyltransferase PlsX: MPIVLDAMGSDRYPDPEIEGAITAALELGEEIILVGNEEIVRPKLEKANTRNAPVRLVHAPDVLEMTDKPVEGARKKPRNSMAVGMELIKSGEASAFVTAGNTGGANFIALRTLGRIRGVSRPPLTAVFPTRKGFCVVCDIGANVDCRPEFLVEFAVMGSIYAQKMLGIERPRVGLLSNGEEASKGNQLVHDTYPLLEKTRLNFIGNVEGKEIFQGDVDVVVTDGFVGNVMLKSVEAVSKLLIDMLTEQIKSSPITMLGGLLAKPAFRKLKKMMAPDEVGAAPLLGIDGLVFVGHGRSNARAIYSALKLAHQAVQKDLLGALRDAIQQELSSTPPTE, encoded by the coding sequence ATGCCAATTGTACTTGATGCCATGGGAAGCGATCGTTACCCCGACCCTGAAATTGAAGGGGCTATCACTGCAGCCCTGGAATTGGGTGAAGAAATCATCCTGGTAGGGAACGAAGAAATTGTGCGTCCCAAACTGGAAAAAGCCAACACCCGCAATGCCCCTGTTCGGCTCGTCCATGCCCCTGATGTGCTGGAAATGACCGATAAACCCGTTGAAGGTGCAAGGAAAAAACCGCGCAATTCTATGGCTGTCGGAATGGAACTGATCAAATCCGGCGAAGCCAGCGCCTTTGTTACCGCGGGAAACACTGGTGGGGCAAATTTCATTGCCCTGCGTACCCTGGGACGTATCCGCGGTGTCTCGCGTCCGCCACTTACCGCGGTCTTCCCCACCCGTAAAGGCTTTTGCGTGGTTTGTGATATCGGTGCGAATGTGGATTGCCGTCCGGAATTTCTGGTTGAATTTGCCGTGATGGGATCTATCTACGCACAAAAAATGCTCGGAATTGAGCGCCCGCGCGTAGGACTGCTTTCCAATGGCGAAGAAGCCTCCAAAGGCAATCAACTGGTGCACGATACTTATCCGCTGTTGGAGAAAACCCGCCTCAACTTCATTGGCAACGTGGAAGGAAAAGAAATTTTTCAGGGTGATGTGGACGTAGTGGTTACCGATGGCTTTGTCGGTAATGTGATGCTGAAATCAGTAGAAGCCGTCAGCAAACTGTTGATTGACATGCTGACAGAACAAATCAAGTCTTCCCCTATCACCATGCTGGGCGGATTGCTGGCGAAGCCTGCCTTCCGCAAACTGAAAAAGATGATGGCGCCCGATGAAGTGGGAGCGGCACCCTTACTGGGAATCGACGGTCTGGTGTTTGTGGGACACGGGCGCTCCAATGCTCGGGCGATTTACAGCGCTCTCAAACTGGCACATCAAGCCGTTCAGAAAGACTTGCTCGGCGCCCTGCGCGATGCTATTCAGCAGGAACTTTCATCTACCCCACCCACTGAATAA
- a CDS encoding UDP-glucuronic acid decarboxylase family protein: MRILVTGAAGFLGSHLCDRLIKEGHFVIGMDNFITGSPDNLAHLAGNPNFLFIRHDVSNFIFVPGKVDAVLHFASPASPNPNSPYGYTNLPIQTMKAGALGTHNTLGVARAHRAKYLLASTSEIYGDPLEHPQKESYWGHVDPIGVRSVYDEAKRFAEALTMAYHRYHGIDTRIVRIFNTYGPRMRLDDGRVVPNFIQQALRHEPLTIYGDGSQTRSFCYVDDLIEGIYRLLLSDEHNPVNIGNPTETTILEFAQTINQIVGNPAGVVFQPASRLGDDPQRRQPDITRARQILKWEPKISLAEGIQRTIPYFSQKMGLSS, from the coding sequence ATGCGCATTTTAGTTACCGGCGCCGCCGGATTCCTTGGTTCTCACTTATGTGATCGTCTAATTAAGGAGGGGCATTTTGTCATCGGAATGGACAACTTCATCACGGGCAGCCCGGACAACCTGGCTCACCTGGCTGGAAACCCGAATTTTTTGTTCATTCGCCATGACGTATCAAATTTCATTTTTGTGCCCGGCAAGGTCGATGCGGTGCTTCATTTTGCCTCACCCGCGAGTCCGAATCCCAATTCCCCCTATGGGTACACCAATCTGCCTATTCAGACTATGAAAGCTGGCGCACTGGGAACCCATAATACGTTGGGAGTGGCACGCGCTCATCGGGCTAAATATCTGCTGGCTTCTACCAGCGAAATTTACGGCGATCCTCTGGAGCACCCTCAAAAAGAAAGTTACTGGGGGCACGTGGATCCGATTGGGGTGCGTTCCGTGTATGATGAAGCCAAACGCTTTGCCGAAGCCTTAACCATGGCATATCACCGCTACCACGGCATTGATACCCGCATTGTGCGCATTTTTAACACTTATGGGCCCCGAATGCGCCTGGATGATGGACGGGTCGTGCCAAATTTCATCCAGCAAGCCCTGCGCCACGAACCGCTGACCATTTACGGCGACGGCTCACAAACGCGCAGTTTCTGTTACGTGGATGACCTGATTGAGGGGATCTACCGTTTACTTCTCTCTGATGAGCACAACCCCGTCAATATTGGGAATCCCACCGAGACGACTATTCTTGAATTTGCGCAAACTATCAACCAAATTGTAGGAAACCCGGCAGGGGTTGTTTTCCAACCTGCCTCGCGGTTAGGGGATGACCCACAGCGACGTCAACCTGATATTACTCGTGCAAGGCAGATTTTAAAATGGGAACCGAAAATATCTTTAGCCGAAGGCATTCAGCGAACCATTCCATATTTCAGTCAAAAGATGGGGCTTTCTTCATGA
- a CDS encoding response regulator transcription factor → MNRILIVDDEEVARLSLAEILKLEGYLIRTAASGEAAVDLLRRETFDVMILDLKMPGMGGMDVLRTIVDTLPDLKVIVLTAHGSMDTAIQALRYRVHDYLLKPATPAQIIKSIQGALEQRQREKYHAELLARAPQLMSFPGGAEMDLNRRIIRWRGGEVSLTPTEAKLLGILYQLKGQVITHSELVLICQGYRVDNEEAARILRPVVSRLRQKLESVPGWNEWIKNVRGSGYVLDFTSAQG, encoded by the coding sequence ATGAATCGAATTTTGATTGTAGATGATGAAGAAGTTGCTCGACTTTCGCTGGCAGAAATCCTCAAGTTAGAGGGGTACCTCATTCGTACTGCGGCAAGTGGCGAAGCCGCAGTGGATTTATTGCGCCGTGAGACCTTCGATGTGATGATTCTGGATTTGAAAATGCCGGGTATGGGAGGCATGGATGTCTTACGAACCATTGTAGATACCCTTCCCGATTTGAAAGTAATCGTGCTTACAGCGCATGGCTCTATGGATACAGCCATCCAGGCTTTGCGCTACCGTGTGCATGATTATTTACTCAAGCCTGCCACTCCGGCTCAGATTATCAAAAGCATTCAAGGGGCTTTGGAGCAACGTCAGCGCGAGAAGTATCATGCCGAATTGCTTGCCCGTGCTCCGCAGTTAATGTCTTTTCCCGGTGGCGCGGAGATGGATTTGAATCGTCGCATTATTCGCTGGCGGGGTGGAGAAGTTTCCCTCACGCCAACCGAAGCCAAACTGTTGGGTATTTTGTACCAGTTGAAAGGACAGGTCATTACCCATTCTGAACTGGTATTAATCTGCCAGGGATATCGGGTGGATAACGAAGAAGCCGCGCGTATTCTGCGCCCGGTAGTCAGCCGTTTGCGCCAAAAACTGGAATCTGTGCCCGGATGGAATGAATGGATTAAGAACGTACGCGGTTCAGGCTACGTGCTAGACTTTACTAGCGCTCAGGGTTGA
- a CDS encoding hybrid sensor histidine kinase/response regulator has translation MTTPTILVVDDDRSIVKLCQRLLERASFQVLASTDPFEALKILEVHRVDLLLTDIRMPVMDGFELIERGKALQPDLAVLVMTGFGTVDTAIQALYRGVDGLILKPFENTAGLVEAVQRVLTYARQKQEAARAQVLKPLFDITETLLAETSLKTLEKLIQNAIIGIFQCEYVGVIQREGQGRGGNLVVGHMLPRQLEKDLWEKIFHFLVEHDSTPILIHQTGPGDTALQKILRSAGWNSLMVTFINRGGREFIFLAGRSSPAQPYTSADLDLFTMLARQAAVALENARLYTDLKDYVRRVEESQQALVQAEKMAAVGRLVASLAHEINNPLQSLQNCLHLALRADLDPEQRSHYLNMTETELNRLIQTVRRMLEFYRPSSRERTPIRLAKAVQHVLDLMRSEVHSRGVEVAVHIPEEIEITGLEDQIQQVFFNLVLNAMDAVEECETKRIWIECVSDEKDWVITVEDSGRGVPPDIRDRIFEPFISTKKNGTGLGLAVSYGIIEAHGGTLALIPGKYGQGACFEIRFPKEEEMDA, from the coding sequence ATGACCACACCCACCATTCTGGTAGTGGATGATGATCGAAGTATTGTGAAGTTATGCCAGCGCTTGCTTGAGAGGGCTTCCTTTCAGGTGTTGGCGTCCACAGACCCTTTCGAGGCTTTGAAGATTCTCGAAGTCCATCGTGTGGATTTACTGCTAACCGATATTCGCATGCCTGTGATGGATGGCTTTGAACTCATTGAGCGCGGTAAGGCTCTACAGCCCGATCTGGCAGTTCTGGTGATGACCGGGTTTGGCACGGTGGACACCGCCATTCAGGCGTTGTATCGGGGCGTTGATGGGCTCATTCTCAAACCTTTTGAAAACACTGCCGGTTTGGTGGAAGCCGTTCAGCGTGTTCTCACCTATGCTCGCCAAAAACAGGAAGCGGCAAGAGCGCAGGTTCTCAAACCCTTATTTGACATCACAGAAACCTTACTGGCAGAAACTTCCCTGAAAACTCTGGAGAAGTTGATTCAAAATGCCATCATTGGGATTTTTCAGTGCGAATATGTAGGGGTGATCCAGCGTGAAGGGCAGGGGAGAGGGGGAAACCTGGTTGTGGGGCATATGCTCCCCCGGCAGTTGGAAAAAGACCTGTGGGAAAAAATCTTCCATTTCCTGGTTGAACATGACAGCACCCCAATTCTGATCCATCAAACGGGACCGGGAGATACAGCACTCCAAAAAATTTTACGATCGGCGGGATGGAATTCCCTCATGGTTACGTTTATTAACCGTGGTGGGCGAGAGTTCATTTTTCTGGCTGGCCGCTCGAGCCCGGCGCAGCCCTACACTTCTGCCGATTTAGACCTCTTTACCATGCTGGCACGCCAGGCAGCCGTGGCGTTGGAAAATGCTCGTCTCTACACCGATTTGAAAGATTATGTGCGTCGTGTGGAGGAATCTCAGCAAGCCCTGGTGCAGGCTGAAAAGATGGCTGCGGTTGGACGTCTGGTTGCTTCGCTGGCACATGAGATCAATAACCCGTTACAGTCGCTGCAAAATTGTCTACACCTGGCGTTGCGTGCCGATTTAGACCCGGAACAACGCAGTCACTATCTGAACATGACAGAAACTGAGTTAAACCGCCTGATCCAAACAGTGCGCCGGATGCTGGAGTTCTACCGTCCCAGTTCTCGTGAGCGCACTCCCATCCGATTAGCAAAGGCGGTTCAACACGTCCTGGACTTAATGCGCTCGGAAGTTCACTCGCGTGGGGTGGAGGTTGCAGTCCATATTCCTGAGGAGATTGAGATTACCGGTTTGGAAGATCAGATTCAACAGGTTTTCTTCAACCTTGTGCTGAATGCTATGGACGCCGTGGAGGAATGTGAAACAAAACGGATCTGGATTGAATGCGTTTCAGATGAAAAAGATTGGGTGATCACGGTGGAGGACTCGGGGCGTGGAGTTCCCCCGGACATCAGGGATCGTATTTTTGAACCTTTCATCAGCACCAAGAAAAATGGCACTGGCTTAGGTCTGGCGGTCAGTTATGGAATCATCGAAGCCCATGGTGGAACGCTTGCTCTCATTCCGGGAAAATATGGACAGGGGGCTTGTTTTGAAATTCGCTTTCCAAAAGAAGAGGAAATGGACGCATGA
- a CDS encoding DMT family transporter, translating to MTKQQGITAALASALFLGVVPIFGKVAILSGFTPLAVIALRTGIAAILFMAFMAIWRRPFFYIYPVGLVGCLLAGFINGLGSVLYYTALGRINAGVGQLLYSLYPLFLAFWLLLDRQSITPLTALRLVISIVAVGLLLQTHEGTIDILGAVMMVGSAALYALHLVINQRILFEVPAPTVTIYTLLGMAATVVLAYLIGDRRPPADGVAWWAILSMALITFLSRFTLFLGIKRLGGLQTALLGLGEVLVTVVLSSILLNEKLTPQQWLGATLLCVSLILVGLDRIPPQKRVATGWLSWLNPPSIPTTDVPWQSQP from the coding sequence ATGACCAAACAGCAGGGGATCACTGCGGCGCTGGCGTCAGCGTTATTTTTGGGGGTGGTGCCAATTTTTGGAAAAGTTGCCATCCTCTCTGGTTTTACGCCGCTGGCAGTGATCGCCCTGCGCACAGGGATTGCCGCCATTCTGTTCATGGCTTTCATGGCAATCTGGCGGCGTCCTTTCTTTTACATTTATCCAGTGGGCTTGGTTGGGTGCCTGCTGGCAGGCTTCATCAACGGGTTGGGCTCGGTGCTCTACTACACTGCTCTCGGCAGAATCAACGCGGGCGTTGGACAATTACTTTATTCCCTCTACCCTCTCTTCTTAGCCTTCTGGTTGCTGCTGGATCGTCAATCCATTACCCCCCTGACCGCGCTTCGCCTGGTGATTTCCATTGTTGCGGTTGGGTTGCTCTTACAAACCCACGAAGGCACAATAGATATTCTCGGTGCAGTGATGATGGTAGGTTCTGCAGCCCTGTACGCCCTTCACCTTGTAATTAATCAGCGTATCCTCTTCGAGGTGCCTGCCCCGACCGTGACGATTTATACTCTGCTGGGGATGGCAGCAACGGTAGTCCTTGCCTATCTCATCGGGGATCGCCGTCCACCTGCCGATGGTGTAGCCTGGTGGGCGATTCTCTCCATGGCACTCATTACCTTTCTTTCCCGCTTCACTCTATTTTTGGGGATCAAGCGCCTGGGAGGATTGCAAACCGCCTTGCTGGGTTTGGGGGAAGTGCTGGTTACCGTGGTACTTTCCAGTATATTATTAAATGAAAAACTCACCCCTCAGCAATGGTTAGGCGCTACGCTGCTGTGTGTGAGCCTCATTCTGGTTGGGCTGGACCGCATTCCGCCACAAAAGCGCGTGGCTACCGGGTGGCTTTCGTGGCTCAACCCACCTTCAATTCCTACAACCGACGTACCCTGGCAGTCTCAACCCTGA